A single genomic interval of Arthrobacter globiformis harbors:
- a CDS encoding amino acid ABC transporter permease: MDWLNIIGRTFFDFEAMLEVLPQLLGVGLLNTLIISVAATILGVVLGMVVAVMGISRSRWLRIPARIYTDLFRGLPAILTILLIGQGFARFSQSIFGPSPYPLGIIALSLIASAYIGEIFRAGILSVDKGQGEACRALGMSYAKSMALVVVPQGVRRVLPALVNQFIAIVKDSSLVYFLGLLVSERELFRVGQDAAVLSGNLSPLVMAGIFYLVITVPLTHLVNYFDNRFRTGRRRPAPPTSGLKEVTELDAASPLTTGSNT; encoded by the coding sequence ATGGACTGGCTCAACATCATCGGCCGTACCTTCTTCGACTTTGAAGCAATGCTCGAGGTGCTGCCCCAACTCCTCGGGGTTGGCCTTCTGAACACGCTGATCATCTCTGTCGCCGCGACCATCCTCGGCGTGGTGCTGGGCATGGTGGTGGCGGTCATGGGCATCTCGCGGTCCCGCTGGCTGCGCATTCCTGCCCGGATCTACACCGACCTCTTCCGCGGCCTGCCGGCCATCCTCACTATCCTGCTGATCGGCCAGGGCTTCGCCCGGTTCAGCCAGTCGATCTTCGGCCCCTCGCCGTACCCGCTGGGAATCATCGCGCTGAGCCTCATCGCCAGCGCCTACATCGGCGAAATCTTCCGCGCCGGCATCCTCAGCGTGGACAAGGGCCAGGGCGAGGCGTGCCGCGCGCTGGGCATGAGCTACGCCAAGTCGATGGCCCTGGTGGTGGTCCCGCAGGGCGTCCGCCGCGTTCTGCCGGCCCTGGTGAACCAGTTCATCGCCATCGTCAAGGATTCCTCCCTGGTCTACTTCCTTGGCCTGCTGGTCAGCGAACGCGAACTGTTCCGCGTGGGCCAGGACGCCGCCGTGCTCTCCGGTAACCTCTCACCCCTGGTCATGGCCGGCATCTTCTACCTGGTGATTACCGTGCCCCTGACCCACCTGGTCAACTACTTCGACAACAGGTTCCGCACCGGCCGCCGCCGGCCCGCCCCGCCCACGTCCGGCCTGAAGGAAGTCACCGAACTCGACGCGGCCTCGCCGCTCACCACCGGGAGCAACACATGA
- a CDS encoding amino acid ABC transporter ATP-binding protein, which produces MNLTSANTSTSAGKAAPDIETFHGSSLELRNLTMAYGDIEVLRNVSLSVAPGTTTCIIGPSGSGKSTLLRGVNRLHEPKSGDVLLAGESALQVKPDTLRRRIGMVFQHFNLFPDHTALENVALALWSVKGMPKADAMERARRRLAEVGLAERADHRPRDLSGGQQQRVAIARALAMEPEVMLFDEATSALDPELVKGVLNLMAGLGRRGMTMLVVTHEMGFARKVADQVVFMDEGEVVEAGTPAELFDNPRSERLQRFLSEVL; this is translated from the coding sequence ATGAACCTCACAAGCGCCAACACCAGCACCAGCGCCGGCAAGGCCGCCCCGGACATCGAGACGTTCCACGGCTCCAGCCTGGAGCTGCGAAACCTGACCATGGCCTACGGCGACATCGAGGTGCTCCGCAACGTCAGCCTCAGTGTCGCACCAGGCACCACCACCTGCATCATCGGGCCCTCGGGCTCGGGCAAGTCCACGCTGCTGCGCGGCGTCAACCGGCTGCACGAACCCAAGAGCGGCGACGTGCTGCTGGCCGGTGAAAGCGCCCTGCAGGTCAAGCCGGACACCCTCCGCCGCCGGATCGGCATGGTGTTCCAGCACTTCAACCTCTTTCCGGACCACACCGCACTGGAAAATGTGGCGCTGGCCCTCTGGAGCGTCAAGGGCATGCCCAAGGCCGACGCCATGGAGCGCGCACGCCGCCGGCTGGCTGAGGTGGGCCTGGCCGAGCGGGCCGACCACCGGCCCCGCGACCTGTCCGGCGGCCAGCAGCAGCGCGTGGCCATCGCCCGTGCGCTGGCCATGGAACCCGAGGTAATGCTGTTCGACGAAGCCACCAGCGCCCTGGACCCGGAACTGGTCAAAGGCGTCCTGAACCTGATGGCCGGGCTCGGCCGGCGCGGCATGACCATGCTGGTAGTCACCCACGAGATGGGCTTCGCCCGCAAGGTCGCTGACCAGGTGGTCTTCATGGACGAAGGCGAAGTCGTGGAAGCCGGAACCCCGGCCGAACTGTTCGACAACCCGCGCAGCGAACGCCTGCAGCGTTTCCTCTCGGAGGTGCTGTGA
- a CDS encoding Gfo/Idh/MocA family protein, whose translation MGNGTAAPVRTAVVGFGISGKVFHAPLLAADPHYSLDVIVTADPARAAEAARLYPQARIVPTPEAMFAQAGDLDLVVLGTPPHTHFDLAATAIAHGLHVVVDKPFVPTSAQGVELIALASDGGVQLTVFQNRRWDADFLTLQKLLRSGAVGEVRTFESRFEWWRPEGFGNWRDSVSLAQGGGILHDLGAHLIDQAIQLFGPVEKSYGETASRGSDPGAADTEAFVSLLHGSGVRTRLWMNGMAAQVGPRFHVLGSEAGYTKWGLDGQEPALAAGVTPSDPAYGIDPQESWGLLGVDGAADPVPSERGAYPEFYVQLAAALQGEGPVPVNPSEPLEVLKVIEGIHALA comes from the coding sequence ATGGGGAACGGTACAGCGGCACCCGTCCGGACCGCCGTCGTCGGTTTTGGAATCTCCGGCAAGGTTTTCCACGCCCCGCTGCTCGCGGCGGATCCGCATTACTCGCTGGACGTGATCGTGACGGCGGATCCGGCGCGTGCCGCCGAGGCGGCCCGGCTTTACCCGCAGGCGCGGATCGTTCCGACGCCGGAGGCGATGTTCGCCCAGGCCGGCGACCTGGATCTGGTGGTCCTGGGCACTCCACCGCACACCCATTTCGACCTGGCGGCCACAGCCATTGCCCACGGCCTCCACGTGGTGGTGGACAAGCCCTTCGTGCCCACCTCCGCTCAGGGGGTGGAACTGATCGCCTTGGCGTCCGACGGCGGGGTGCAGCTCACGGTGTTCCAGAACCGACGGTGGGACGCCGACTTCCTGACCCTGCAGAAGCTGCTTCGATCGGGGGCTGTGGGCGAGGTGCGCACCTTCGAATCACGGTTCGAATGGTGGCGGCCGGAGGGCTTTGGAAACTGGCGCGACAGCGTCTCGCTTGCCCAGGGCGGCGGAATCCTCCACGACCTCGGCGCGCACCTGATCGACCAGGCCATCCAGCTGTTCGGGCCGGTTGAAAAGAGCTACGGCGAGACTGCCAGCCGCGGATCCGATCCAGGAGCCGCCGACACGGAAGCGTTTGTCTCCCTGCTTCACGGATCCGGCGTCCGCACCAGGCTGTGGATGAACGGGATGGCAGCACAGGTGGGCCCGCGCTTCCACGTCCTCGGCTCCGAAGCCGGCTACACGAAGTGGGGCCTGGACGGCCAGGAGCCAGCGCTCGCGGCCGGCGTGACGCCGTCGGATCCCGCCTACGGCATCGATCCCCAGGAGTCTTGGGGACTTTTGGGCGTGGATGGTGCCGCCGATCCCGTTCCCTCAGAGCGGGGCGCGTACCCCGAGTTCTACGTTCAGCTCGCCGCCGCCCTCCAAGGGGAGGGGCCGGTGCCCGTCAATCCGTCAGAGCCGCTCGAAGTCCTCAAAGTTATCGAGGGCATCCACGCGCTGGCCTGA
- a CDS encoding NAD(P)/FAD-dependent oxidoreductase, with protein MSSTATKHVAIIGGGILGVSTAVHLLREGASVTLLTERGLASEATGRSLSWLNSAGERSTPYHQLRLAGVDRYRTLFASDPSREWLQFGGGLMWNAAGQREITEARHAYEKSIGYDSKLLAPEGIAAFTPGIDAGAVPENAIFNPGEGWVSLPDLVDFLMEEFHERGGRLVLNAGRSSVVVDGGRAVGVETAPGETYDADAVLVACGAATPAVVAPLGVDIPNGSPVSMLVLTKPVEHDVRAVMNTLRAAVRPNPGGTFALDHDWYEEHITEHGDGSFSIPDDVVQELADEASRLIAGNPELKPASWKIGYKPIPGDGEPVLGELGQVPGCFVAFTHSGATLGLVVGELLAGEILSGGRHPMLSTFRPARFS; from the coding sequence ATGTCCTCCACCGCCACCAAGCACGTCGCCATCATCGGCGGCGGCATCCTGGGCGTCTCCACGGCTGTCCACCTGCTCCGGGAAGGCGCATCCGTGACGCTGCTGACCGAGCGCGGCCTGGCCAGCGAAGCCACCGGCCGTTCGCTCTCCTGGCTCAACTCCGCCGGTGAACGGTCCACGCCCTACCACCAGCTCCGCCTCGCCGGCGTGGACCGGTACCGCACGCTCTTCGCTTCCGATCCCAGCCGGGAGTGGCTGCAGTTCGGCGGCGGGCTGATGTGGAACGCCGCCGGGCAGCGGGAGATCACCGAGGCCCGGCACGCCTACGAGAAATCCATCGGCTACGACTCGAAGCTGCTGGCGCCGGAAGGCATTGCGGCGTTCACGCCCGGCATCGATGCGGGTGCTGTTCCTGAAAACGCCATCTTCAACCCGGGTGAGGGCTGGGTCAGCCTGCCGGACCTGGTGGACTTCCTGATGGAGGAGTTCCACGAGCGCGGCGGCCGGCTGGTGTTGAACGCCGGCAGGTCCTCCGTGGTGGTCGACGGCGGCCGGGCCGTGGGCGTTGAAACAGCGCCTGGCGAGACGTACGACGCCGACGCGGTACTGGTGGCGTGCGGTGCGGCGACACCCGCCGTCGTCGCGCCCCTCGGCGTTGACATCCCCAATGGTTCCCCGGTGTCCATGCTGGTGCTGACCAAGCCGGTGGAGCACGACGTGCGGGCCGTGATGAACACGCTGCGGGCGGCCGTGCGCCCCAACCCGGGCGGCACCTTTGCCTTGGACCACGACTGGTACGAGGAACACATCACGGAGCACGGGGACGGTTCGTTCAGCATCCCGGACGACGTGGTCCAGGAACTCGCCGACGAGGCCTCCAGGCTCATTGCCGGCAACCCTGAGCTGAAGCCCGCGAGCTGGAAGATCGGCTACAAGCCCATTCCGGGCGACGGCGAGCCGGTGCTGGGCGAACTTGGCCAGGTGCCCGGCTGCTTCGTGGCGTTCACCCACTCCGGAGCCACCTTGGGGCTCGTTGTGGGCGAACTCCTTGCCGGCGAAATCCTGAGCGGCGGCAGGCACCCCATGTTGTCCACGTTCCGTCCGGCCCGGTTTTCCTGA
- a CDS encoding putative bifunctional diguanylate cyclase/phosphodiesterase, whose protein sequence is MIPNGHPLGHGKGTRRTLLWLMWVLLGLYLGGLLLDRDGFSPLVNVWIGVPAAWAPAAVAWLAAYRAKDHWALALVAMALSAFAAGSTYYVAALAGARSLPFPSPADTGYLLFYPLALGGLFVYLLPLRQRLARSVLLDAVVGSLGAASVLVVLLSPLLSAAGGFSSLATAVAVAYPLLDLIVLAVTAGMAAVPGLATGRSGATLMLGLMVFAAADVVYASRLATDTYVLGTPLDAGWTAGLCLIAAWADGFGRQEEKAQGASEGSWTPAVPMVATAAGIGVLIVGTGIPVPELAVGLAAATLVSAGIRTQLAFRQLVTLAEVRRQSRTDELTGLPNRRALYTDAPAVLEARQGAPCAFLLLDADRFKEINDSLGHDVGDRLLVQVSERLRRCLGPDDLIARLGGDEFAILLLDAGEHEALQLADRLRAALSEPLTLRGIALQVGVSVGIALFPEQGEDLKTLLRKADTAMYRAKTSRSGRHVYASEDHSPGEERLRMLQELRAALIEDQLVLHYQPKVDALTGEPKGVEALVRWNHPRHGLLAPGSFLLLAEEGGLMNALNDRVLTLALDQAVIWHSQGRPMTVAANLSASSLIDAELPNRIAAMIKERGLAESALMVEITEDFMMPDRARARDILSGLQSRGIRVAIDDFGTGYSSLAYLRDLPINELKLDRSFIVSMTEDPRAAALVASTINLAHSLGLTVVAEGVEDGGALDQLGSYGCDQAQGFHILRPVPAAELDDWFTVSALNSGLPAA, encoded by the coding sequence GTGATTCCAAACGGCCATCCACTGGGCCACGGGAAGGGTACGCGGCGCACCCTGTTGTGGCTCATGTGGGTGTTGCTGGGCCTGTATCTGGGTGGCTTGCTGCTGGACCGCGACGGGTTCAGCCCGCTTGTGAACGTCTGGATCGGCGTGCCAGCGGCGTGGGCGCCCGCGGCTGTGGCCTGGCTGGCGGCCTACCGCGCCAAGGACCACTGGGCACTCGCCCTGGTAGCGATGGCGTTGTCTGCGTTTGCGGCGGGGAGCACCTACTACGTGGCCGCGCTCGCGGGGGCCAGATCGCTGCCCTTCCCGTCGCCTGCGGATACTGGCTACCTGCTGTTCTACCCGCTCGCCCTTGGCGGATTGTTCGTCTATTTGCTCCCGCTGCGCCAGCGGCTGGCGCGCTCCGTGCTGCTGGACGCCGTCGTCGGCTCACTCGGCGCCGCCTCCGTCCTGGTGGTTCTGCTCAGCCCGCTGCTGTCGGCCGCCGGCGGGTTTTCCTCACTGGCTACGGCCGTGGCGGTGGCCTACCCTCTCCTGGATCTCATCGTTCTGGCCGTGACCGCCGGAATGGCGGCAGTACCGGGCCTTGCCACGGGCCGTAGCGGGGCAACTCTGATGCTGGGGCTCATGGTGTTCGCCGCCGCTGACGTTGTCTACGCCTCCAGGCTGGCCACCGACACCTACGTCCTCGGCACGCCCCTGGATGCCGGCTGGACAGCGGGTTTGTGTCTAATTGCAGCCTGGGCGGACGGGTTCGGCCGGCAGGAGGAAAAAGCCCAGGGTGCCAGTGAAGGCTCATGGACCCCGGCCGTTCCGATGGTTGCCACCGCCGCCGGGATCGGCGTCCTGATCGTGGGCACCGGGATCCCGGTGCCGGAACTCGCCGTGGGGCTTGCTGCGGCCACCTTGGTGTCAGCGGGCATCCGGACCCAGTTGGCCTTCCGCCAGCTGGTTACCCTCGCCGAGGTGCGCCGGCAGTCCAGGACGGATGAACTAACGGGGCTGCCGAACCGGCGGGCGCTGTACACCGACGCTCCTGCCGTGCTCGAGGCGCGGCAGGGTGCACCGTGCGCCTTCCTCTTGCTGGACGCGGACAGATTCAAGGAAATCAACGACAGCCTGGGCCACGACGTCGGGGACCGGCTGCTGGTCCAGGTCAGCGAACGGCTCCGCCGGTGCCTGGGCCCCGATGACCTGATAGCCCGGCTGGGCGGGGACGAATTCGCCATCCTCCTCCTTGATGCCGGCGAGCATGAGGCCCTGCAGCTCGCCGACCGGCTACGGGCTGCCCTGAGTGAGCCCCTCACGCTGAGGGGCATTGCCCTTCAGGTCGGTGTCAGCGTCGGCATCGCCCTGTTCCCGGAACAGGGGGAGGACCTGAAGACGCTGCTGCGCAAGGCGGACACGGCCATGTACCGGGCCAAAACCTCGCGCAGCGGCAGGCACGTGTACGCCAGCGAGGACCACAGTCCGGGGGAAGAGCGGCTGAGGATGCTCCAGGAGCTTCGCGCCGCTCTCATCGAGGACCAGCTCGTGCTGCATTACCAGCCCAAGGTGGACGCGCTCACCGGGGAACCTAAGGGCGTGGAGGCACTGGTCCGCTGGAACCATCCCCGGCACGGACTGCTGGCCCCCGGTTCGTTTCTTCTGCTGGCGGAGGAGGGCGGACTCATGAACGCCCTGAATGACCGCGTGCTCACCCTGGCCCTGGACCAGGCAGTCATCTGGCATTCGCAGGGCAGGCCAATGACCGTGGCTGCAAACCTCTCGGCCAGCTCACTCATCGACGCAGAGCTGCCGAACCGGATTGCCGCCATGATCAAGGAGCGGGGCCTCGCGGAGTCGGCGCTGATGGTCGAGATCACCGAGGATTTCATGATGCCAGACCGGGCCCGCGCCAGGGATATCCTGTCCGGATTGCAGTCCCGCGGCATACGGGTGGCCATTGACGACTTCGGCACGGGCTACAGCTCACTGGCCTACCTCCGGGACCTGCCCATCAATGAGCTGAAGCTTGACCGCTCCTTCATCGTTTCGATGACCGAGGACCCGCGGGCTGCGGCCCTGGTGGCCTCAACCATCAACCTCGCGCACAGCCTTGGCCTGACGGTGGTCGCCGAAGGTGTGGAGGACGGAGGTGCATTGGACCAGCTGGGCAGTTACGGCTGCGACCAGGCGCAGGGGTTCCATATCCTTCGCCCGGTACCTGCCGCCGAGCTGGACGACTGGTTCACCGTGTCCGCGCTGAACAGCGGGCTGCCCGCGGCGTGA
- a CDS encoding TetR/AcrR family transcriptional regulator, producing the protein MPASPAVAPAGSAAAGQGSRRRAGRPVGGVLDKAGITEAALRLIEKKGYDGLTMAALARSLNVAPSALYNHVKSKRDVLLLLEDHLASLVDVSAFGAGPWEDAVRTWAWSYRDVFSQHTPLIPVIAVLPVTDAPQTLAMYETVSAGFRDAGFPEERIVSSIVALESFIFGSAYDVTAPADIFDPGTMAEATPSFTGAVRSLAEQGHERTADVAFSLGLEALIGGLGALRG; encoded by the coding sequence ATGCCGGCATCACCAGCCGTAGCACCAGCCGGTTCAGCGGCAGCCGGGCAGGGCAGCCGGCGCCGCGCCGGACGCCCTGTGGGAGGCGTGCTGGACAAGGCGGGCATCACGGAAGCCGCGCTGCGGCTGATCGAGAAGAAGGGTTACGACGGCCTGACCATGGCCGCACTGGCCCGCTCGCTGAACGTCGCGCCGTCGGCCCTTTACAACCATGTGAAATCCAAGCGGGACGTGCTCCTGCTGCTGGAGGACCATCTCGCCTCCCTCGTGGACGTCTCGGCCTTCGGTGCCGGCCCATGGGAGGATGCCGTCCGGACGTGGGCCTGGAGCTACCGCGACGTGTTCTCCCAGCACACCCCGCTGATACCGGTCATTGCCGTACTGCCCGTGACCGACGCACCGCAGACCCTGGCCATGTATGAAACGGTCAGCGCCGGCTTCCGCGATGCAGGTTTTCCCGAGGAGCGGATCGTATCCTCCATCGTCGCGCTGGAATCCTTCATTTTCGGATCGGCCTACGACGTCACGGCGCCGGCGGACATCTTTGATCCCGGAACCATGGCGGAGGCGACACCCAGCTTCACGGGTGCCGTCCGGAGCCTGGCCGAGCAGGGGCATGAACGGACGGCCGACGTCGCCTTCAGCCTTGGCCTCGAGGCACTGATCGGCGGGCTGGGCGCCCTGCGGGGCTGA